A window of Chitinophaga sp. MM2321 contains these coding sequences:
- a CDS encoding MFS transporter produces MKTDQSVYIQQKAINPWLSLSVILLAPLITVIDIFIVNISTPAIKAYYQSSDAAVELVIAAYLVGYAVFLITGSRAGDYYGRKRMFITGLVAFTLTSTICGFAGSIEMLITARFFQGVAAAFTVPQTVTLIQLNFQSSADKDKAYGLYGISLCIGATLGQFLGGYFVSSHWIADSWRLIFLVNLPVGFIAVILAYFFVNESVQNKSTRFDVPGIILLTLALSSLIYPIIQGAEKGWPAWTIVLLISSLLQLILFVLYQHYLGKQQREPLLPLDLFRVRSFNIGIGSVIFFFSAHTAFIFVSAIYIQSGYHLPPLETGYYFMMLSFPFLLSSLWSIKTAARYGIGLLQVGCILMILSFIMQLLLLHTPLLNHYALFACLIVYGLGSGIVMPSLLKVSLRDVPVDKAGAASGVYSTIQQFSSALGVSIIGGIFLYLARHTGIFFTGYKVALYCMTGYLVIVMILLNGLRKITSVYTSPGK; encoded by the coding sequence ATGAAAACAGACCAGTCTGTATATATCCAACAAAAAGCCATCAATCCATGGCTATCGCTGTCCGTCATCCTCCTGGCGCCACTCATAACGGTGATCGATATATTTATTGTCAACATCAGCACACCGGCCATAAAAGCCTATTACCAGAGTTCGGATGCTGCTGTAGAACTGGTCATCGCCGCTTACCTGGTAGGATACGCTGTGTTCCTGATTACGGGTAGCCGTGCGGGTGATTATTACGGTAGAAAAAGAATGTTTATCACCGGTTTGGTAGCATTTACCCTCACGTCCACCATCTGCGGATTTGCCGGCTCTATAGAGATGCTGATCACCGCCCGTTTTTTTCAGGGCGTAGCAGCAGCTTTCACCGTTCCGCAAACGGTAACGCTGATCCAGTTGAATTTTCAATCGTCAGCAGATAAGGACAAAGCCTATGGCTTGTATGGTATTTCTCTCTGCATCGGCGCCACACTGGGACAATTCCTGGGCGGATATTTCGTGTCCTCCCACTGGATCGCCGACAGCTGGCGGCTGATCTTCCTGGTGAACCTGCCCGTAGGCTTCATAGCCGTGATACTCGCTTACTTCTTTGTAAATGAATCTGTACAAAATAAATCTACCCGTTTTGATGTACCGGGCATCATCCTGCTTACACTGGCACTATCTTCTCTCATCTATCCGATTATTCAGGGAGCGGAAAAAGGCTGGCCAGCCTGGACGATTGTCTTGCTGATATCTTCTTTACTCCAGTTGATCCTCTTTGTACTATATCAACACTATTTAGGAAAACAACAACGCGAACCACTCCTACCGCTAGACCTCTTCCGGGTCCGGAGTTTCAATATAGGTATTGGCAGCGTGATCTTTTTCTTTAGTGCACATACCGCTTTTATCTTCGTATCTGCTATCTATATACAAAGTGGTTATCACCTGCCGCCACTGGAAACAGGCTACTATTTTATGATGCTCTCTTTTCCATTTCTGCTGTCCTCCCTGTGGTCTATAAAAACGGCGGCACGTTATGGTATCGGGCTACTCCAGGTTGGTTGTATACTGATGATCCTTTCCTTTATCATGCAGCTACTCCTCCTGCATACACCCCTGCTCAATCATTATGCATTGTTCGCCTGTCTGATTGTTTACGGCCTCGGTTCGGGGATTGTGATGCCTTCCCTGCTGAAAGTATCGCTGCGTGATGTACCTGTGGATAAGGCAGGAGCCGCCAGTGGCGTATATTCTACCATACAGCAGTTTTCATCCGCATTAGGTGTAAGTATTATTGGTGGGATCTTTTTATATCTCGCAAGACATACCGGCATCTTTTTTACCGGCTACAAAGTAGCCCTGTATTGCATGACAGGATACTTAGTGATCGTTATGATATTGTTGAACGGATTGAGAAAGATTACTTCCGTTTATACGTCGCCAGGTAAATGA
- a CDS encoding TetR/AcrR family transcriptional regulator — protein MKEQGAKERILSTACQLFYEQGYQATGINQIIEEAGIAKASLYQHFPSKEALLNEYLLVTRVNNYEHLHTFTAKMQPGKQKLMGLFDNRLQRMEKSKFKGCAFIRIAYELPELNEAATAQVRAHTQGLKSFIEQQLLVIRHPFPKAELREMTDMILNLYEGAGLQSYMLRSAKPVEDTKKVVQKLLLTIPGLNRLKD, from the coding sequence ATGAAAGAACAGGGCGCCAAAGAAAGGATACTCAGCACTGCCTGCCAACTGTTTTATGAGCAGGGCTACCAGGCTACGGGTATTAACCAGATCATTGAGGAGGCAGGTATCGCCAAAGCGAGCCTCTACCAGCACTTTCCGTCAAAGGAAGCACTGCTCAATGAATACCTGCTGGTAACCAGGGTGAATAATTATGAACACCTGCATACATTTACAGCAAAGATGCAACCCGGCAAACAAAAGCTGATGGGCCTGTTCGACAATCGTCTTCAACGCATGGAAAAAAGTAAATTCAAAGGCTGTGCCTTTATCCGCATCGCCTACGAATTACCGGAACTCAATGAAGCAGCTACCGCCCAGGTACGCGCGCATACACAAGGACTTAAATCATTTATTGAACAACAACTGCTCGTCATCAGACATCCTTTCCCGAAAGCTGAATTAAGGGAGATGACCGACATGATATTAAATCTATACGAAGGCGCCGGCCTTCAGAGCTATATGCTGCGGTCAGCAAAGCCTGTGGAAGACACAAAAAAAGTAGTACAGAAATTACTCCTCACCATACCAGGATTAAACAGATTAAAAGATTAA
- the pyk gene encoding pyruvate kinase → MSTKDLSKYYHKQMDNAAGREHSSHKTKIVATVGPACDTYEQLLTLVKAGVNVFRLNFSHGSHEDKLRIIEYIRQINKTEPYNVAILADLQGPKLRVGEIENNALPLKKGDILTFVNEKLVGTKEKIYVSYPDLYKDLKPGQKILLDDGKIETVVKEITANGEIKAEVSLPGVLSSKKGFNLPDTKVSLPALTEKDIIDLEFIINNEADWVALSFVRSVKDLIDLRKRLEARNSKIKIISKIEKPEAIQNLKEIIWESDGVMIARGDLGVELPVEQIPMIQKDIIRKCIHRAKPVIVATQMMESMMDRTRPNRSEITDVANAVLEGADAVMLSGETATGQFPELVIQTMNKIIQEVEKEAIIYNRNLIPHRHSPTFLSDALCYNACKIAEDLDADALIGMTQSGYTGFMLSSYRPRSPLYIFTKETTLVNQLSLSWGVRAFYYEEEESLDDIVFDQIRILKERGFLKSGDVAVNTGSTPIKQHLPTNMLKITKVD, encoded by the coding sequence ATGAGTACAAAGGATCTTTCGAAATACTATCACAAGCAGATGGATAACGCTGCTGGCAGAGAACACTCTTCCCACAAAACAAAAATTGTGGCTACAGTAGGGCCGGCCTGTGATACCTATGAACAACTGCTGACATTGGTGAAAGCCGGCGTGAATGTGTTCCGCCTGAACTTTTCACATGGCTCGCATGAAGATAAACTGCGGATCATTGAATATATCCGTCAGATCAATAAAACCGAACCTTATAACGTAGCTATCCTGGCTGATTTGCAAGGACCTAAACTGCGTGTTGGCGAAATAGAGAACAACGCACTGCCCCTGAAAAAAGGCGATATCCTCACTTTCGTAAACGAAAAACTGGTAGGTACCAAAGAAAAAATATACGTTTCTTACCCTGACCTCTATAAAGACCTGAAACCAGGTCAGAAAATATTGCTGGACGATGGCAAAATCGAAACAGTAGTAAAAGAAATCACTGCCAACGGAGAAATCAAAGCGGAAGTATCTTTACCTGGTGTACTGTCTTCCAAAAAAGGTTTTAACCTGCCTGATACCAAAGTATCATTGCCTGCGCTGACAGAGAAAGATATTATTGACCTGGAATTTATCATCAATAACGAAGCGGATTGGGTAGCACTCTCCTTTGTAAGAAGTGTAAAAGACCTGATCGATCTGCGTAAACGCCTGGAAGCGCGTAATTCCAAAATCAAGATCATCTCCAAGATCGAGAAACCGGAAGCAATACAGAACCTGAAAGAAATCATCTGGGAAAGTGATGGCGTAATGATTGCCCGTGGCGATCTCGGTGTAGAACTGCCTGTAGAGCAGATCCCGATGATTCAGAAAGATATTATCCGTAAATGTATCCACCGTGCCAAACCCGTTATTGTGGCTACACAGATGATGGAAAGCATGATGGACCGTACCCGTCCTAACCGTAGTGAAATCACCGACGTTGCCAACGCAGTACTGGAAGGTGCTGATGCCGTGATGCTGAGTGGTGAAACCGCTACCGGTCAGTTCCCGGAACTGGTGATACAAACGATGAATAAAATCATCCAGGAAGTGGAAAAAGAAGCGATCATTTACAACCGTAACCTGATCCCTCACCGCCACTCTCCTACCTTCCTCAGCGATGCATTGTGCTACAACGCCTGTAAGATTGCGGAAGACCTGGATGCGGATGCACTCATTGGTATGACACAGAGTGGCTACACCGGCTTTATGCTGAGCAGCTACCGCCCACGCTCTCCGCTGTATATCTTTACCAAGGAAACTACCCTGGTAAATCAGCTGAGCCTCAGCTGGGGTGTTCGCGCTTTCTACTATGAAGAAGAAGAAAGCCTGGATGATATCGTTTTTGATCAGATCCGCATTCTGAAAGAAAGAGGATTCCTCAAAAGCGGTGATGTGGCTGTAAATACCGGCAGTACGCCTATCAAACAGCACCTGCCAACCAATATGCTGAAAATCACGAAAGTAGATTAA
- the pfkA gene encoding 6-phosphofructokinase, producing MKKLNNIAVLTSGGDAPGMNAAVRAVVRTGIYHQLNVFGVMYGYRGILKNEIFPMESKSVANIIQRGGTILKTARCKEFYEYEGRKKAYENLKKHNIDGIVVIGGDGSFNGAQKFSQEFDIPCIGLPGTIDKDIAGTDSTIGFDTAVNTAIEAIDKIRDTADAHDRLFVIEVMGRDAGYIALHSGIATGAEHIMMPEHKTELNDIIEELQANERRRKLVNLIVVAEGDENGGANEVARKIKESCPQLDTRVCILGHIQRGGSPTCMDRILASRMGYAAVDALLGGTHNVMIGIVNDKIHYTPLDKAVKAKQEIDPEWFKIVKILAS from the coding sequence ATGAAAAAATTGAACAACATTGCAGTCCTTACTTCCGGGGGAGATGCCCCTGGCATGAACGCAGCCGTTCGTGCCGTTGTAAGAACGGGCATTTATCATCAGCTGAATGTGTTCGGCGTAATGTACGGCTATAGGGGAATTTTAAAAAATGAGATCTTCCCGATGGAGTCTAAATCGGTGGCTAACATCATTCAACGTGGAGGAACCATTTTGAAGACCGCCCGATGCAAAGAGTTCTATGAATATGAAGGGAGGAAAAAGGCTTATGAGAATCTGAAAAAACACAACATTGACGGGATTGTGGTAATTGGTGGAGACGGCTCGTTCAATGGTGCGCAAAAGTTCAGCCAGGAATTTGATATTCCTTGTATAGGCTTGCCTGGTACTATTGACAAGGACATTGCGGGTACTGATTCAACGATTGGTTTTGATACGGCGGTGAATACTGCGATTGAAGCGATAGATAAGATCAGGGACACTGCGGATGCGCATGACCGCTTATTTGTGATAGAAGTGATGGGCCGCGACGCCGGTTACATTGCCCTGCACAGTGGTATTGCTACCGGAGCGGAGCACATTATGATGCCTGAGCACAAAACCGAATTAAACGACATTATTGAAGAATTGCAGGCTAACGAACGCCGCCGTAAACTGGTCAACCTGATCGTAGTCGCCGAAGGCGATGAAAACGGGGGCGCCAACGAAGTGGCCCGCAAGATTAAGGAAAGCTGTCCACAACTGGACACCCGTGTTTGTATTCTCGGACATATTCAGAGAGGTGGTTCACCTACCTGTATGGATCGTATTCTGGCAAGCCGCATGGGCTATGCTGCAGTGGATGCCTTATTAGGAGGTACCCACAACGTAATGATTGGTATTGTAAATGACAAGATCCATTATACACCTCTTGATAAAGCTGTTAAAGCCAAACAGGAAATTGACCCCGAATGGTTTAAGATTGTTAAAATTCTTGCGAGTTAA
- a CDS encoding prolyl oligopeptidase family serine peptidase: protein MAQLPSITYPETKKVDTIDDYHGTKIADPYRWLEDDNSAETKAWVNAENKVTQTYLSAIPFRNEIKKRLEVLWNYPKSGAPVKHGNYFYFYKNDGLQNQAVLYRSATLGGTPEVFIDPNKLSAAGTTALGSTSFSKDGKYVAYLLSKAGSDWQEGFVMDVETKEIRPDKLEWVKFSGLSWKGNGFYYSRYDKPDEQGKLSGKNEFQQVYYHQLGDPQDKDVLIYVDKAHPLRNAGVSVTEDERFLLLYTTEGTSGREVWYRDLQNPAQKEFALLVKGFDYEPGVIDNDGGKLLVLTNHGAPNYKVVLIDPANPAEANWKTIVPEKKDALQDVGNAGGKLFLSYLKDAATKVYQYDYSGQLEHEITLPGIGTAGGFNGKKEDKELFYTYTSFVVPPAVYKYEIGSGTSTLFNKAEVKFNPDEYETRQVFFTSKDGARVPMFLSAKKGVKKDGNNPVLIYGYGGFNIPQTPAFSISNLYFMEQGGIYAVVVLRGGSEYGEAWHKAGMLDKKQNVFNDFIGAAEYLVKTKYTNPTKIAIRGGSNGGLLVGACMTQRPELFKVALPAVGVMDMLRFQKFTIGWAWAVEYGSSDDADQFKYLVKYSPLHNLKPGTSYPATLITTADHDDRVVPAHSFKFAATLQACNAGPNPTLIRIETQAGHGAGKPTSKLIEEATDIWAFTLYNLGMKK from the coding sequence ATGGCACAATTACCATCTATCACCTATCCGGAAACAAAAAAAGTAGACACAATAGACGATTATCATGGCACAAAAATCGCAGACCCTTACCGGTGGCTGGAAGACGACAACAGCGCCGAAACAAAAGCATGGGTGAATGCCGAAAATAAAGTAACACAAACCTATCTTTCTGCCATCCCTTTCCGCAACGAGATTAAAAAACGATTAGAAGTACTGTGGAACTACCCGAAAAGTGGCGCACCCGTAAAACACGGCAATTATTTTTACTTCTATAAAAATGACGGTCTGCAAAACCAGGCAGTCCTTTACCGCTCCGCAACACTAGGTGGAACCCCGGAAGTATTTATCGATCCCAATAAATTATCTGCCGCTGGCACCACCGCATTAGGCAGTACCAGTTTTTCGAAAGATGGTAAATATGTGGCATACCTGCTCTCAAAAGCCGGCTCCGACTGGCAGGAAGGATTTGTAATGGATGTGGAAACCAAAGAAATACGCCCCGATAAACTGGAATGGGTGAAATTCAGCGGCCTCTCCTGGAAAGGTAACGGCTTCTATTACAGTCGTTACGACAAGCCCGATGAACAAGGCAAACTATCCGGAAAAAATGAATTCCAACAGGTATACTACCACCAGCTGGGAGATCCGCAGGATAAAGATGTATTAATATATGTAGATAAAGCACATCCACTCCGTAATGCGGGTGTAAGTGTAACGGAAGATGAAAGATTTTTGCTCTTATATACTACAGAAGGCACTTCTGGCCGGGAAGTCTGGTACCGCGATCTGCAAAATCCTGCACAAAAGGAATTTGCGCTCCTGGTAAAAGGTTTCGATTATGAACCCGGTGTTATTGATAATGACGGCGGCAAACTGCTGGTACTCACCAATCACGGCGCACCAAATTATAAAGTGGTGCTGATTGATCCTGCTAATCCAGCCGAAGCAAACTGGAAAACCATTGTACCGGAAAAAAAGGACGCCTTGCAGGATGTAGGCAACGCCGGTGGTAAATTATTTTTATCCTACCTGAAAGATGCTGCCACCAAAGTATACCAATATGATTACAGTGGTCAGCTGGAACATGAGATCACTTTACCGGGTATCGGTACTGCCGGCGGATTTAATGGTAAAAAAGAAGATAAGGAATTATTTTATACGTATACTTCCTTTGTAGTACCGCCTGCGGTGTATAAATATGAAATCGGTAGCGGTACTTCTACGCTGTTCAACAAAGCGGAAGTAAAATTCAATCCCGATGAATACGAAACCAGGCAGGTGTTTTTTACCAGCAAAGATGGTGCACGGGTACCAATGTTCCTGTCTGCCAAGAAAGGGGTGAAAAAAGATGGTAATAACCCGGTGCTGATTTATGGCTATGGTGGCTTTAACATCCCGCAAACGCCTGCCTTCAGCATTTCCAACCTCTATTTCATGGAGCAGGGCGGGATTTATGCGGTAGTAGTCCTGCGCGGCGGCAGCGAATACGGCGAAGCATGGCATAAAGCCGGTATGCTGGATAAAAAACAAAATGTATTCAACGACTTTATCGGTGCTGCGGAGTACCTGGTAAAAACAAAATACACCAATCCCACTAAAATTGCTATCCGCGGCGGCTCCAACGGTGGTTTGCTGGTAGGCGCCTGCATGACACAGCGGCCGGAACTGTTTAAAGTAGCATTGCCGGCAGTAGGTGTAATGGATATGCTGCGCTTTCAGAAATTCACTATCGGCTGGGCATGGGCGGTAGAATACGGCAGCAGTGACGATGCAGACCAGTTCAAATACCTGGTGAAGTATTCACCGCTGCATAACCTGAAGCCAGGTACTTCGTATCCGGCTACGCTGATCACCACAGCCGATCATGACGACCGGGTGGTACCAGCGCATTCATTCAAGTTTGCGGCGACGCTGCAGGCCTGCAATGCCGGTCCCAATCCTACGTTGATCCGCATTGAAACACAGGCGGGGCATGGCGCCGGAAAACCTACTTCCAAATTAATTGAAGAGGCAACGGATATATGGGCATTTACTTTATATAATTTAGGGATGAAGAAATAA
- a CDS encoding SDR family oxidoreductase, with translation MKVLITGSNGLLGQHLIPLLVQEGTYDVIATGRGPNRFPQRDNYTYEAVNLRDAGSVQQLVEKHQPDIIIHGGAMSQVDECEKNKDACWDTNVGATRYLVHAAEKCNAFFIFLSTDFVFDGLQGPYSEDAAVNPICYYGTSKVAAERLVHNSKLQWAIVRTVLVYGVVADPHRSNMITWVKNNLQEGKKIKVVDDQWRTPTLCQDLAIGCKLVADKKATGYFNISGKDILTPYDMALRTAEYFKLDTGLIEKISARSLSQPAPRPAKTGLVIDKATKELGYQPRTFAEGLDIVAGELK, from the coding sequence ATGAAGGTACTTATAACTGGTAGTAACGGACTATTGGGTCAACACCTGATCCCTCTTTTGGTCCAGGAAGGAACATATGATGTAATCGCCACCGGGAGAGGGCCTAATCGCTTTCCGCAGCGCGATAATTACACTTATGAAGCGGTAAATCTGCGTGATGCAGGCAGCGTTCAGCAGTTGGTGGAGAAACATCAGCCAGACATTATTATTCATGGCGGAGCCATGTCGCAGGTAGATGAATGCGAAAAAAATAAGGATGCCTGCTGGGATACCAACGTAGGCGCTACACGTTATCTCGTGCATGCAGCTGAAAAATGTAATGCCTTTTTCATTTTCCTGTCCACCGATTTCGTTTTCGATGGCTTACAGGGCCCCTACAGCGAAGATGCTGCGGTAAATCCCATCTGCTACTACGGCACCAGTAAGGTGGCGGCGGAGCGGCTGGTTCACAACAGCAAATTGCAGTGGGCAATCGTACGTACGGTACTGGTATACGGCGTAGTGGCCGATCCGCACCGCAGTAATATGATCACCTGGGTAAAGAATAACTTACAGGAAGGTAAAAAAATAAAAGTGGTGGATGACCAGTGGCGTACACCCACCTTATGCCAGGATCTGGCTATCGGATGTAAACTGGTTGCCGACAAAAAAGCAACCGGCTACTTCAATATCTCCGGGAAAGATATACTCACTCCCTACGATATGGCACTGAGAACGGCGGAGTATTTTAAACTGGACACGGGCCTGATAGAAAAGATAAGTGCCAGAAGCCTTTCCCAACCTGCGCCACGACCAGCAAAAACCGGTCTGGTGATTGACAAGGCAACAAAAGAACTGGGTTATCAGCCGCGTACTTTTGCAGAAGGACTGGATATTGTGGCTGGTGAACTAAAGTGA